The following coding sequences are from one Streptomyces venezuelae window:
- a CDS encoding YciI family protein — translation MKYLVMVQGSQADYEAMSGKPSADSPAWSEKELQAMFAFMSELNNDLAESGELVDGQGLTEPAQTRFVSRDKDGRPVITDGPYGETKEVLAGYWVLDCESLERVTEIALRISECPSPEGVVDPPVVIRPLQDASGGEV, via the coding sequence ATGAAGTATCTGGTGATGGTCCAGGGCTCGCAGGCCGACTACGAAGCGATGTCCGGCAAACCGTCCGCGGACAGCCCGGCCTGGAGCGAGAAGGAACTGCAGGCGATGTTCGCCTTCATGAGCGAGCTCAACAACGACCTCGCCGAGTCCGGTGAGCTCGTCGACGGCCAGGGACTCACGGAGCCGGCGCAGACCCGGTTCGTCAGCCGGGACAAGGACGGCCGCCCGGTCATCACGGACGGGCCCTACGGCGAGACGAAGGAGGTGCTCGCCGGGTACTGGGTGCTCGACTGCGAGAGCCTGGAGCGCGTCACCGAGATCGCCCTGCGCATCAGCGAGTGCCCCTCCCCGGAGGGCGTGGTCGACCCGCCCGTGGTGATCCGCCCCCTCCAGGACGCGTCGGGGGGCGAGGTCTGA
- a CDS encoding RNA polymerase sigma factor: MRPTTGTEDLLRLHAPQVLGALVRRYGHFGAAEDAVQEALLAAARQWPDQGLPENPRGWLIKVASRRLMDQLRADEARRRREEDAARLTPRDAFTAPPPGESRAPADDDTLTLLFLCCRPELSPAAQVALTLRAVGGLTTAEIARAHLVPEATMAQRISRAKAKIKGAPFRQPGPADRDARLAVVLQVLYLIFNEGYTATSGDALRRADLAREAIRLTRAVRRLLPREGPVTGLLALMLLTEARSAARTGPHGELIPLDEQDRTRWDRRAIAEGTALVEEALAQGPPGPYQLQAAIAALHDEAATPDSTDWPQILALYDILVRLTPEPMAGLGRTVAYAMVHGPHAGLDELASFEDELRGHYRLDAVRAHLLEKAGDTERARAAYRSAARGTLSRPEAHYLQTRAARLAP, from the coding sequence GTGAGGCCCACGACCGGGACCGAGGACCTGCTGCGCCTGCACGCGCCGCAGGTCCTCGGCGCGCTCGTCCGCCGGTACGGACACTTCGGCGCCGCCGAGGACGCCGTACAGGAAGCGCTCCTCGCGGCGGCGCGACAGTGGCCCGACCAGGGCCTGCCGGAGAACCCGCGCGGCTGGCTGATCAAGGTCGCCTCGCGCCGTCTCATGGACCAGCTGCGCGCCGACGAGGCGCGGCGGCGGCGCGAGGAGGACGCGGCGCGGCTGACGCCCCGGGACGCGTTCACCGCTCCCCCGCCGGGCGAGAGCCGCGCCCCCGCGGACGACGACACGCTCACGCTGCTGTTCCTGTGCTGCCGCCCCGAGCTGAGCCCGGCGGCGCAGGTCGCCCTGACACTGCGCGCCGTCGGCGGCCTGACCACGGCCGAGATCGCCCGCGCCCACCTGGTGCCCGAGGCGACGATGGCGCAGCGGATCAGCCGCGCCAAGGCGAAGATCAAGGGGGCGCCCTTCCGGCAGCCGGGCCCCGCGGACCGCGACGCGCGGCTCGCCGTCGTCCTCCAGGTGCTCTACCTGATCTTCAACGAGGGCTATACGGCCACCTCCGGCGACGCCCTGCGCCGAGCGGACCTCGCCCGCGAGGCGATCCGTCTGACGCGCGCGGTACGCCGCCTCCTGCCCCGGGAAGGTCCGGTGACGGGCCTCCTCGCACTGATGCTGCTCACCGAGGCACGGAGCGCCGCGCGGACCGGCCCGCACGGTGAGCTCATCCCCCTCGACGAGCAGGACCGCACCCGCTGGGACCGGCGGGCGATCGCCGAGGGCACAGCTCTCGTCGAGGAGGCACTGGCCCAAGGCCCGCCCGGCCCCTACCAGTTGCAGGCGGCCATCGCGGCCCTCCACGACGAGGCGGCCACGCCGGACAGCACCGACTGGCCGCAGATCCTCGCCCTGTACGACATTCTCGTACGCCTCACCCCCGAACCCATGGCCGGGCTGGGGCGGACCGTCGCCTACGCGATGGTCCACGGGCCGCACGCCGGCCTCGATGAACTGGCGTCGTTCGAGGACGAGTTGCGGGGCCACTACCGCCTCGACGCCGTCCGCGCCCACCTCCTGGAGAAGGCCGGAGACACCGAACGCGCCCGCGCCGCCTACCGGTCGGCGGCCCGGGGCACGCTCAGCCGCCCCGAGGCCCACTACCTTCAGACACGTGCCGCCAGACTGGCACCCTGA
- a CDS encoding LysR family transcriptional regulator yields MTLDDLRVFIAVCRAGSLSAVARELSCTQSAVSQHVRRLERELGVSLLERQARGVVPTAAGRILQAAASDGIGGIDLAVRRLQEQVRGEGGRVRITTGATSVRHFMTEAVVGFRDRYPRVGLEFQTMSSSRSCFEALAADDLDLAWITVGEPVRGIEQRPVVELPWVLAVRADDPLAVRPRVEPAELAAGQLITPPEGSTSRARLDARLGELDVVLRTVTSVADWDTAVLLAELGLGRAVVPLLPGWRECGPPGLRLVPVPELPPLPVGWAVRRWDALSPLARAFADTVAGHCAPAGRVPVQGASLAARV; encoded by the coding sequence GTGACCCTCGACGACCTCCGCGTCTTCATCGCCGTGTGCCGGGCGGGCAGCCTCAGCGCCGTCGCCCGTGAGCTGTCCTGTACGCAGTCCGCCGTGAGCCAGCACGTCAGGCGTCTGGAGCGGGAGCTCGGCGTGAGCCTTCTGGAGCGGCAGGCGCGGGGTGTCGTGCCCACCGCGGCGGGGCGGATCCTGCAAGCCGCCGCCTCGGACGGGATCGGCGGTATCGATCTCGCCGTGCGCCGCCTCCAGGAGCAGGTGCGCGGCGAGGGCGGCAGGGTGCGGATCACCACCGGCGCCACCTCCGTACGGCACTTCATGACCGAGGCCGTCGTCGGCTTCCGGGACCGCTACCCGCGCGTCGGCCTGGAGTTCCAGACCATGAGTTCGAGCCGCAGCTGCTTCGAGGCCCTGGCCGCCGACGACCTCGACCTCGCCTGGATCACCGTCGGCGAGCCCGTGCGCGGCATCGAGCAGCGGCCCGTCGTGGAACTGCCCTGGGTCCTGGCCGTCCGCGCCGACGATCCGCTCGCCGTGCGCCCGCGCGTCGAGCCCGCCGAACTGGCCGCGGGGCAGCTCATCACGCCGCCGGAGGGGTCGACGTCCCGCGCCCGGCTCGACGCGCGCCTCGGCGAACTGGACGTGGTGCTGCGGACGGTGACCAGCGTCGCCGACTGGGACACCGCCGTCCTCCTCGCGGAGCTCGGGCTCGGCCGGGCCGTCGTGCCGCTGCTGCCGGGGTGGCGCGAGTGCGGGCCCCCGGGGCTGCGTCTCGTTCCGGTGCCCGAACTGCCGCCGCTTCCGGTGGGGTGGGCGGTGCGCCGCTGGGATGCGCTGAGCCCGCTGGCGCGCGCTTTCGCGGACACCGTCGCCGGGCACTGCGCACCGGCCGGCCGGGTGCCGGTTCAGGGTGCCAGTCTGGCGGCACGTGTCTGA
- a CDS encoding sulfite exporter TauE/SafE family protein has translation MEALEMVAVGAAGVAAGGLNAVVGSGTLITFPTLLAFGFPPVLANVSNNLGLVPGTLSAAYGYRREMKGQLRRLVRFGTASLVGGLIGALLLLKLPDDAFQAVVPALILSACLLVLLQPWLTRRLRNREGGGRADGGIPMWCGVLATGIYGGYFGAAQGVLLMALFGTFILDDLQRLNAAKNVLASIVNGVAAVVFIVVADVDWTAAGLIAAGSTVGGLVGARYGRRLPPLAMRTFIVVVGTTASIIMLMQ, from the coding sequence GTGGAAGCGCTCGAAATGGTGGCCGTGGGTGCCGCCGGTGTCGCGGCCGGCGGGCTCAACGCGGTGGTCGGGTCCGGCACCCTCATCACCTTCCCCACACTGCTGGCCTTCGGCTTCCCGCCGGTGCTCGCCAATGTGTCGAACAACCTCGGCCTGGTGCCGGGCACTCTGAGCGCCGCGTACGGCTACCGGCGGGAGATGAAGGGCCAGCTCAGGCGGCTCGTACGGTTCGGCACGGCCTCGCTCGTCGGCGGGCTGATCGGCGCGCTGCTCCTCCTGAAGCTCCCCGACGACGCCTTTCAGGCGGTGGTCCCCGCGCTCATCCTGAGCGCCTGCCTCCTGGTGCTGCTGCAGCCGTGGCTGACCCGCAGGCTCCGGAACCGCGAGGGCGGCGGCCGGGCAGACGGCGGCATACCCATGTGGTGCGGGGTCCTCGCCACCGGCATCTACGGCGGGTACTTCGGGGCGGCGCAGGGTGTGCTGCTCATGGCTCTGTTCGGCACGTTCATCCTGGACGACCTGCAACGGCTGAACGCCGCGAAGAACGTACTCGCGTCGATCGTCAACGGCGTCGCCGCGGTCGTCTTCATCGTGGTCGCGGACGTCGACTGGACGGCGGCGGGGCTGATCGCCGCCGGTTCGACGGTGGGCGGCCTCGTGGGCGCACGCTACGGCCGCCGGCTCCCGCCGCTGGCGATGCGCACCTTCATCGTGGTCGTGGGGACCACGGCCTCGATCATCATGCTGATGCAGTGA
- a CDS encoding plasmid mobilization protein, with protein MDGAKPVQVLFTPDEYAAILRHADRLGVPVAEFIRRAVTVRAEEPPGPSQTSDSRRGASVPPVQRGLGPAGTPALRRFLDTLAASADPEDQQRR; from the coding sequence ATGGACGGTGCCAAGCCTGTGCAGGTCTTGTTCACGCCCGACGAGTACGCCGCGATCCTGCGTCACGCGGACCGTCTCGGGGTGCCGGTGGCCGAGTTCATCCGCCGTGCGGTGACCGTCCGGGCCGAGGAGCCACCCGGCCCGAGCCAGACGTCCGACAGTCGGCGCGGGGCTTCCGTACCGCCCGTCCAGCGCGGCCTGGGCCCGGCCGGAACCCCGGCGCTCCGGCGGTTCCTCGACACCCTCGCCGCCTCGGCGGACCCCGAGGACCAGCAGAGGCGGTGA
- the asnB gene encoding asparagine synthase (glutamine-hydrolyzing) yields the protein MCGITGWVSFDRDLTAESTTLDAMTETMSCRGPDDRGTWAAGPAGLGHRRLAIIDLPGGRQPMTVETPQGAVALVYSGETYNFTELRRELAGRGHRFTTESDTEVVLRGYLEWGEALAERLNGMYAFAIWDARHDRLVMIRDRMGIKPFYYYETSDGVLFGSEPKAILANPLARRRVALDGLREIFALVKTPGHAVWDGMREVEPGTVVTVDRSGLRRHVYWSLETRPHTDDRDTTVARVRELLDDIVRRQLVSDVPRCTLLSGGLDSSAMTAIAARQLAEAGETVRSFAVDFVGQADNFVADELRGTPDTPYVHDVAKSAGTDHRDIVLDSHALADPDVRAKMIRARDIPMGFGDMDASLYLLFRAIREHSTVALSGESADEVFGGYLQFFDEAARTADTFPWLVRFAEHFGDDAGILRPDLTAALDLPAFVKESYAGAVGDIRRLDGESDFEFRMRKISYLHLTRFVRVLLDRKDRASMAVGLEVRVPFCDHRLVEYVYNAPWALKSFDGREKSLLREATADVLPRSVYDRVKSPYPSTQDPQYAVALQGHVKDLLARPGHPVFDLVDREAAAKAAGREAPQITQASRRGLERTLDLALWLDTHRPEIVLT from the coding sequence ATGTGCGGCATCACCGGCTGGGTCTCCTTCGACCGTGATCTGACGGCCGAGTCCACCACCCTGGACGCGATGACGGAGACGATGTCCTGCCGCGGGCCCGACGACCGCGGCACCTGGGCCGCGGGGCCCGCCGGCCTCGGACACCGGCGGCTCGCGATCATCGACCTGCCCGGCGGACGCCAGCCCATGACCGTCGAGACACCGCAGGGCGCCGTCGCGCTCGTCTACTCCGGTGAGACGTACAACTTCACGGAGCTCCGCCGCGAACTGGCGGGCCGCGGCCACCGGTTCACCACCGAATCCGACACCGAGGTCGTCCTGCGCGGCTACCTCGAATGGGGCGAGGCCCTCGCCGAGCGGCTGAACGGCATGTACGCCTTCGCGATCTGGGACGCCCGGCACGACAGGCTCGTGATGATCCGCGACCGCATGGGCATCAAGCCCTTCTACTACTACGAGACGTCCGACGGCGTCCTGTTCGGCTCCGAACCCAAGGCGATCCTCGCCAACCCGCTCGCACGACGCCGGGTCGCCCTCGACGGGCTCAGGGAAATCTTCGCCCTCGTCAAGACACCGGGGCATGCCGTGTGGGACGGCATGCGCGAGGTCGAGCCCGGCACCGTTGTCACGGTGGACCGCTCCGGTCTGCGCCGGCACGTGTACTGGTCCCTGGAGACCCGTCCGCACACCGACGACCGCGACACCACCGTCGCCCGGGTCCGTGAGCTCCTCGACGACATCGTGCGCCGTCAGCTCGTCTCGGACGTGCCGCGCTGCACGCTGCTCTCCGGCGGCCTCGACTCCTCGGCGATGACGGCGATCGCCGCACGCCAGCTCGCCGAGGCGGGGGAGACGGTCCGCAGTTTCGCCGTCGACTTCGTCGGCCAGGCCGACAACTTCGTCGCCGACGAACTGCGCGGCACGCCCGACACCCCGTACGTCCACGACGTCGCGAAGTCGGCGGGCACCGACCACCGCGACATCGTCCTGGACTCCCACGCCCTCGCCGACCCGGACGTCCGTGCCAAGATGATCCGCGCGCGGGACATACCCATGGGCTTCGGCGACATGGACGCCTCGCTCTACCTCCTCTTCCGCGCCATCCGCGAGCACTCCACGGTGGCGCTGTCCGGGGAGTCCGCGGACGAAGTCTTCGGCGGCTACCTGCAGTTCTTCGACGAGGCGGCACGCACGGCCGACACCTTCCCCTGGCTGGTGCGGTTCGCGGAACACTTCGGCGACGACGCCGGCATCCTGCGCCCCGACCTGACCGCCGCGCTCGACCTTCCCGCCTTCGTCAAGGAGAGTTACGCGGGTGCCGTGGGCGACATCCGCCGCCTGGACGGCGAGAGCGACTTCGAGTTCCGGATGCGGAAGATCTCGTATCTGCACCTGACGCGGTTCGTCCGCGTCCTGCTCGACCGCAAGGACCGTGCCAGCATGGCGGTCGGCCTCGAGGTGCGCGTGCCGTTCTGCGACCACCGGCTCGTGGAGTACGTCTACAACGCGCCCTGGGCGCTGAAGTCCTTCGACGGCAGGGAGAAGAGCCTGCTGCGCGAGGCGACCGCCGATGTGCTGCCGCGGTCGGTCTACGACCGGGTGAAGAGCCCGTACCCCTCGACGCAGGACCCGCAGTACGCCGTGGCGCTCCAGGGGCACGTCAAGGACCTGCTCGCGCGGCCCGGGCACCCCGTCTTCGACCTGGTGGACCGGGAGGCGGCCGCGAAGGCCGCGGGGCGGGAGGCGCCGCAGATCACCCAGGCCTCGCGGCGCGGCCTCGAGCGGACGCTCGACCTGGCGCTCTGGCTGGACACCCACCGTCCGGAGATCGTCCTCACCTGA
- a CDS encoding TetR/AcrR family transcriptional regulator translates to MTAAARRALDAAGRLFYEHGIHAVGVDLIAVEAGVTKKTLYDRFGSKEQIVVEYLADRDERWRAFLAPYIEAAATPRARILAVFDALRDWADGADGRLAKGCGMVNAHAEISDPAHPAYPIIVGQKAWMLALFTDVAGGVAPSGAEAARLGRTLMLLHEGALVAHGLRVFPDAVEQARGDAEALLEAVAKRGSAHR, encoded by the coding sequence ATGACAGCGGCCGCCCGCCGCGCCCTCGACGCCGCCGGGCGCCTGTTCTACGAGCACGGCATCCACGCCGTCGGCGTGGACCTGATCGCCGTCGAGGCCGGGGTGACGAAGAAGACCCTTTACGACCGGTTCGGCTCCAAGGAGCAGATCGTCGTGGAGTACCTGGCCGACCGCGACGAACGCTGGCGTGCCTTCCTCGCCCCGTACATCGAGGCCGCGGCCACGCCCCGGGCCCGGATCCTCGCCGTCTTCGACGCCCTGCGCGACTGGGCCGACGGGGCCGACGGCCGTCTGGCCAAGGGGTGCGGCATGGTCAACGCGCACGCCGAGATCAGTGACCCCGCGCATCCCGCGTACCCGATCATCGTCGGCCAGAAGGCCTGGATGCTCGCGCTGTTCACCGATGTCGCCGGGGGTGTCGCGCCGTCCGGGGCCGAAGCCGCGCGGCTCGGGCGCACGCTCATGCTGCTGCACGAGGGTGCGCTCGTCGCCCACGGCCTGCGTGTGTTCCCGGACGCCGTCGAGCAGGCCCGTGGTGACGCGGAAGCGCTGCTGGAAGCCGTCGCGAAGAGGGGGTCGGCGCATCGTTGA
- a CDS encoding DMT family transporter: protein MNVLLSTAFVLTWSSGFIGAKLGAGSASAVTVLMWRFLPLAVVLGLVALVLSRAAWRGVTARDVGRQAAVGALSQSGYLLTVYLAIQLGVSSGTTALIDGTQPLVAGALAGPLLGQYVSRTQWTGLGLGVAGVVIVTAADFSQGGATPAWAYLVPFLGMLSLVAATFLDRRAPRTVAPSVAMTTHCVTSAVVFTGLALASGAATPPAEGSFWGAIAWLVALSTFGGYGLYWLILRRSGVTQVNTLMFLMAPVTALWGALMFGEPFGPQTAVGLAVGLAAVAVVRRGERGAERHPAAAPASRGARVSAASAAPGPRVRTGR, encoded by the coding sequence ATGAACGTCCTGCTGTCCACCGCCTTCGTGCTGACCTGGAGCTCCGGGTTCATCGGCGCCAAACTGGGCGCGGGCAGCGCGTCCGCCGTGACGGTGCTGATGTGGCGCTTTCTGCCGCTGGCCGTGGTGCTGGGGCTGGTCGCGCTGGTGCTGTCACGGGCGGCGTGGCGTGGCGTGACGGCACGTGATGTGGGGCGGCAGGCAGCCGTCGGCGCGCTGTCGCAGAGCGGCTATCTTCTCACCGTGTACCTGGCGATCCAGCTCGGCGTGTCCAGCGGGACGACCGCACTGATCGACGGCACCCAGCCGCTGGTCGCGGGCGCGCTCGCCGGGCCCCTGCTCGGTCAGTACGTCTCGCGCACGCAGTGGACCGGTCTCGGACTCGGCGTGGCCGGGGTCGTCATCGTCACCGCCGCCGACTTCTCGCAGGGCGGCGCCACGCCCGCCTGGGCCTATCTCGTACCGTTCCTCGGCATGCTCTCGCTGGTGGCGGCGACGTTCCTCGACCGGCGTGCGCCCCGCACGGTGGCCCCGTCGGTGGCGATGACCACCCACTGCGTCACCAGCGCGGTCGTCTTCACTGGTCTCGCGCTGGCGTCCGGCGCCGCGACGCCTCCGGCCGAGGGGTCGTTCTGGGGCGCGATCGCGTGGCTGGTCGCGCTCTCCACGTTCGGCGGGTACGGCCTGTACTGGCTGATCCTGCGGCGTTCCGGGGTCACGCAGGTCAACACGCTGATGTTCCTCATGGCGCCCGTGACCGCGCTGTGGGGCGCGCTGATGTTCGGTGAGCCCTTCGGGCCGCAGACCGCGGTGGGCCTTGCGGTCGGGCTCGCGGCGGTGGCGGTCGTACGTCGAGGGGAACGGGGAGCGGAGCGGCACCCGGCCGCTGCCCCCGCCTCCCGTGGGGCGCGGGTCAGTGCGGCGTCAGCAGCGCCTGGACCGCGGGTGCGTACCGGTCGGTGA
- a CDS encoding TetR family transcriptional regulator, protein MKDAGDRSHPAQSGGRRDAEASKAAIVRAARHLLARHAHGDITLKAVADRAGVSAPLVLKYFGNKDALFSQVMSFEADADTFLDAPVDDLGRHMVLHLLTVQAERGADPILRIVFAPLHGEQGDILRANFRVQVAQRLSERLAGPDAGLRAELAVGMLLGLGVMYGIARGPHLRATEIAEITDRYAPAVQALLTPH, encoded by the coding sequence CTGAAGGATGCCGGAGACCGGTCCCATCCCGCCCAGTCCGGCGGGCGCAGGGACGCCGAGGCGAGCAAGGCGGCCATCGTCCGGGCCGCCCGCCATCTCCTCGCCCGGCACGCGCACGGGGACATCACCCTCAAGGCCGTGGCCGACCGGGCCGGAGTCAGCGCCCCGCTGGTCCTGAAGTACTTCGGCAACAAGGACGCCCTGTTCTCCCAGGTCATGTCGTTCGAGGCCGACGCCGACACGTTCCTCGACGCCCCCGTCGACGACCTCGGCCGCCACATGGTCCTGCACCTGCTCACCGTCCAGGCCGAGCGGGGCGCCGACCCGATCCTGCGTATCGTCTTCGCCCCGCTCCACGGCGAGCAGGGCGACATACTGCGCGCCAACTTCCGCGTACAGGTGGCCCAGCGGCTCAGCGAGCGGCTCGCGGGGCCGGACGCGGGACTGCGGGCCGAGCTCGCCGTGGGCATGCTGCTCGGCCTCGGCGTGATGTACGGCATCGCCCGCGGCCCGCACCTGCGCGCCACGGAGATCGCCGAGATCACCGACCGGTACGCACCCGCGGTCCAGGCGCTGCTGACGCCGCACTGA
- a CDS encoding Gfo/Idh/MocA family protein, whose amino-acid sequence MNRLRFGLVGTGPWASATHAPALSRHPGVDLNGIWGRRPEPAAALAAEHGTRAFADVDELFAACDAVAFAVPPDVQAPLAARAAAAGCHLLLDKPVATTTAGARDLAAAAERAGVASVVFFTLRFTAASAAWLAEQTATGGWFTGRADWYGSFYAPDGSAAFSSPWRASRGGLWDVGPHALSMLLPVLGDVTAVTAAEGPRDTVHLILRHDSGASSTATLSLTAPPKCEGLAVELRGESGTVALPPWEGAGDAFGAAVDALLESVTTGTAHPCDVRFGLRVSEILARAEEHITAT is encoded by the coding sequence ATGAACCGACTCCGCTTCGGCCTGGTGGGCACCGGCCCCTGGGCCTCCGCCACGCACGCGCCCGCGCTGTCCCGGCACCCCGGGGTGGACCTCAACGGCATCTGGGGCCGCCGCCCCGAGCCCGCGGCCGCGCTCGCCGCCGAGCACGGGACGAGGGCGTTCGCGGACGTGGACGAACTGTTCGCCGCGTGTGACGCCGTGGCGTTCGCGGTGCCGCCGGACGTGCAGGCACCGCTCGCCGCGCGGGCCGCGGCGGCCGGGTGTCACCTGCTGCTCGACAAGCCGGTGGCCACGACGACCGCCGGGGCGCGGGACCTCGCCGCGGCGGCCGAACGCGCCGGCGTCGCCTCCGTGGTCTTCTTCACGCTGCGCTTCACCGCCGCCTCGGCGGCCTGGCTGGCCGAACAGACCGCCACGGGCGGCTGGTTCACCGGCCGCGCCGACTGGTACGGCTCGTTCTACGCGCCGGACGGCAGCGCCGCGTTCTCGTCACCCTGGCGTGCGAGCCGTGGCGGCCTGTGGGACGTGGGCCCGCACGCCCTGTCGATGCTGCTGCCCGTGCTCGGCGACGTGACGGCCGTGACGGCCGCCGAGGGCCCCAGGGACACGGTCCACCTGATCCTGCGGCACGACAGCGGCGCGTCCAGCACGGCGACGCTGAGTCTGACGGCACCGCCGAAGTGCGAAGGGCTCGCGGTGGAGCTGCGCGGCGAGAGCGGTACGGTGGCGCTCCCGCCGTGGGAGGGCGCGGGCGACGCGTTCGGCGCCGCGGTGGACGCGCTCCTCGAGTCCGTGACGACGGGCACGGCTCATCCGTGCGACGTACGGTTCGGACTGCGCGTCTCGGAGATCCTGGCGCGGGCGGAAGAGCACATCACGGCCACCTGA
- a CDS encoding helix-turn-helix domain-containing protein — MNKTALRALLRERRALIAPESHGFARPTGQGRRAPGLSQHQVDQLLHRTFGTYHRLESGNYPNPPTSLLRDVARLFGLNEQEWVSLCRYALLQDPPGPLHLSSGKEVPGVWQEAVDGIGHMAYVTDASWEMLAYNTAFAGMFPGGKVPGNTLRWMLLDPHGRETLMDWHTAWAPMVLPQLRAALATRPDDDILRQIEKEILADPETADLYAAGNSHPHPDGDERPLMHALEGPGWVTMCAAQPLTAPGSRLMILVFHRGSQRVHSRAPNLRSD, encoded by the coding sequence ATGAACAAGACGGCGCTCCGCGCTCTGCTCCGCGAACGACGCGCCCTCATAGCCCCCGAATCGCACGGCTTCGCCCGACCGACAGGCCAGGGACGGCGCGCACCCGGCCTGTCGCAGCACCAGGTCGACCAACTGCTCCACCGCACGTTCGGGACGTACCACCGTCTCGAGTCCGGCAATTACCCCAACCCGCCGACCTCGTTGCTGCGCGACGTGGCGCGCCTGTTCGGCCTCAACGAACAGGAGTGGGTCTCCCTCTGCCGCTACGCACTGCTCCAGGACCCGCCGGGTCCGCTCCACCTCTCCTCCGGCAAGGAGGTCCCCGGCGTCTGGCAGGAGGCGGTCGACGGGATCGGGCACATGGCCTACGTGACCGACGCCTCCTGGGAGATGCTCGCGTACAACACGGCCTTCGCCGGGATGTTCCCGGGCGGCAAGGTTCCCGGCAACACCCTGCGCTGGATGCTCCTGGACCCGCACGGGCGCGAGACCCTGATGGACTGGCACACCGCCTGGGCCCCGATGGTCCTCCCCCAGCTGCGGGCCGCGCTCGCCACCCGGCCCGACGACGACATCCTGCGACAGATCGAGAAGGAGATCCTGGCCGACCCCGAGACCGCCGACCTCTACGCCGCGGGCAACTCCCACCCCCACCCCGACGGTGACGAGCGTCCCCTGATGCACGCCCTGGAGGGTCCCGGCTGGGTCACGATGTGCGCGGCGCAGCCCCTGACGGCGCCCGGCTCCCGGCTGATGATCCTCGTGTTCCACCGCGGCTCGCAGCGCGTCCATTCGCGCGCACCCAACCTGCGCTCCGACTGA
- a CDS encoding 3-oxoacyl-[acyl-carrier-protein] synthase III C-terminal domain-containing protein, with translation MTAHVLRPRTVLGDHKVTTAEIADDVSAHHADHPRLRAILRVIGNSGVRTRHFTRPLDSPTVSGTADVGERARVAFSDALDMAERACAAALDNAALTARDIDAVVTTHTTSWAVPNLDIHLVTRLGLRPDLRRVALTSVACPGGAQALTRAADLLAARPGSKVLVVASEVLSSIYHHSDTTIESMIYKALFGDAASATVVTDTPLGPGLAVEDTFEYVLPDSLERQRGRIAEDGIHFDSTKQVLAAVTDVTPPLLEWMGPQQPDFAVIHPGSPRIIADTAAALGLDEHAARHSTDTLGHEGNLGGVSILRVLERTHADPPEDGAHGAAVAFGPGFTTAALRCRWHA, from the coding sequence GTGACTGCTCACGTACTGCGACCACGGACCGTCCTCGGCGACCACAAGGTCACCACGGCCGAGATAGCCGACGACGTGAGCGCGCACCACGCCGACCACCCGCGCCTGCGCGCCATACTCCGCGTCATCGGCAACTCCGGCGTCCGGACCCGCCACTTCACGCGCCCACTCGACTCCCCCACCGTGTCCGGCACGGCCGACGTCGGGGAACGCGCCCGGGTCGCCTTCTCCGACGCGCTCGACATGGCCGAACGGGCCTGCGCCGCGGCCCTGGACAACGCCGCCCTCACCGCGCGCGACATCGACGCCGTCGTCACCACGCACACCACGAGCTGGGCCGTCCCGAACCTGGACATCCACCTCGTCACACGGCTCGGCCTCCGCCCCGACCTGCGCCGCGTGGCACTCACCTCCGTGGCCTGTCCCGGCGGCGCCCAGGCCCTGACCCGCGCCGCCGACCTCCTCGCCGCACGGCCGGGCAGCAAGGTCCTTGTGGTCGCCTCCGAGGTGCTGTCCAGCATCTACCACCACAGCGACACCACCATCGAGTCGATGATCTACAAAGCGCTGTTCGGCGACGCGGCCTCCGCGACCGTCGTCACCGACACCCCGCTGGGTCCCGGCCTCGCCGTCGAGGACACCTTCGAGTACGTCCTTCCCGACAGCCTGGAACGCCAGCGCGGCAGGATCGCGGAGGACGGCATCCACTTCGACTCGACCAAGCAGGTCCTGGCCGCGGTCACCGACGTGACACCGCCCCTCCTGGAGTGGATGGGCCCCCAGCAGCCCGACTTCGCCGTCATCCACCCCGGCAGCCCGCGCATCATCGCCGACACGGCGGCCGCGCTGGGCCTGGACGAGCACGCCGCACGGCACTCCACGGACACACTCGGCCACGAGGGCAACCTGGGCGGCGTGAGCATCCTGCGCGTCCTGGAACGCACCCACGCCGACCCTCCCGAGGACGGCGCGCACGGCGCGGCCGTCGCCTTCGGCCCCGGCTTCACCACGGCGGCCCTGCGCTGTCGCTGGCACGCCTAG